A genomic window from Lotus japonicus ecotype B-129 chromosome 1, LjGifu_v1.2 includes:
- the LOC130730360 gene encoding putative serine/threonine-protein kinase isoform X1 codes for MKNPCSFSSCFSAPVKEQITNHEKLEEDNDGSFRIFTYSELKSATRGFHYSEKVGEGGFGSVYKGQLRDGTLVAVKVISIELESLRGEREFIAELATLANIKHQNLVLLRGCCVQGAHRYLVYEYMENNSLRHTFLGSEHNKVRFSWEVRRDVSIGVAKVLAFLHEELKPHIVHRDIKASNILLDQNLTPKVSDFGLAKLLKDEKSYISTRVAGTLGYLAPEYASSGQLTRKSDVYSFGVLLLEIVSGREVVDYHQDMEQFLVEQAWEAYEGNDLLSMVDPVLNMNIPVEEAKRFLVVGLRCVQETAKLRPRMSEVVEMLTNSIDMEEDGHNISKPGFVSNIRKRQQAQTLEESSSATANFSSSMWSTTNLAR; via the exons ATGAAGAATCCTTGTTCATTTTCTAGTTGTTTCTCAGCACCGGTCAAAGAACAAATTACCAATCACG AAAAGTTAGAGGAAGATAATGATGGAAGCTTTCGCATATTCACTTATAGCGAATTGAAATCTGCCACCCGTGGTTTTCACTACTCGGAAAAGGTTGGAGAAGGAGGCTTTGGTTCTGTCTACAAG GGGCAGCTTAGAGATGGCACTTTGGTGGCTGTGAAAGTGATTTCAATTGAGCTGGAATCGTTGCGAGGAGAGAGGGAGTTCATAGCAGAATTGGCTACACTAGCAAACATCAAGCATCAAAATTTAGTCCTTCTAAGGGGGTGTTGTGTCCAAGGAGCCCACAGATATTTAGTCTATGAGTACATGGAAAACAACAGCCTTCGCCACACTTTCTTAG GTTCAGAGCATAACAAGGTGAGATTTAGCTGGGAAGTAAGGAGGGATGTATCCATAGGTGTGGCCAAGGTGCTTGCCTTTCTCCATGAGGAACTTAAGCCTCATATTGTCCATAGGGATATCAAAGCAAGCAATATCCTTCTTGATCAAAATTTGACACCAAAAGTTTCAGACTTTGGTTTGGCAAAGCTACTAAAAGATGAAAAATCCTACATAAGTACTCGAGTTGCAGGGACATT GGGTTATCTTGCTCCAGAGTATGCCAGTTCTGGACAGCTAACACGAAAATCAGATGTTTATAGCTTTGGAGTACTACTCTTAGAAATTGTCAGTGGCAGAGAAGTAGTAGATTATCATCAGGATATGGAACAATTTTTAGTAGAGCag GCTTGGGAAGCGTATGAAGGTAATGATCTATTGAGCATGGTGGATCCAGTGTTGAATATGAATATTCCGGTTGAAGAAGCAAAACGATTCCTAGTGGTTGGACTGCGTTGTGTGCAAGAAACCGCCAAGCTTCGGCCACGAATGTCTGAGGTTGTAGAGATGCTGACCAACAGTATTGATATGGAAGAAGACGGTCATAATATTTCAAAACCAGGATTTGTCAGCAACATCAGAAAGAGGCAGCAAGCGCAAACATTAGAAGAATCAAGTTCTGCTACAGCAAATTTTTCAAGCTCCATGTGGAGTACTACCAATCTCGCACGTTAG
- the LOC130730360 gene encoding putative serine/threonine-protein kinase isoform X2, whose translation MKNPCSFSSCFSAPVKEQITNHEKLEEDNDGSFRIFTYSELKSATRGFHYSEKVGEGGFGSVYKLRDGTLVAVKVISIELESLRGEREFIAELATLANIKHQNLVLLRGCCVQGAHRYLVYEYMENNSLRHTFLGSEHNKVRFSWEVRRDVSIGVAKVLAFLHEELKPHIVHRDIKASNILLDQNLTPKVSDFGLAKLLKDEKSYISTRVAGTLGYLAPEYASSGQLTRKSDVYSFGVLLLEIVSGREVVDYHQDMEQFLVEQAWEAYEGNDLLSMVDPVLNMNIPVEEAKRFLVVGLRCVQETAKLRPRMSEVVEMLTNSIDMEEDGHNISKPGFVSNIRKRQQAQTLEESSSATANFSSSMWSTTNLAR comes from the exons ATGAAGAATCCTTGTTCATTTTCTAGTTGTTTCTCAGCACCGGTCAAAGAACAAATTACCAATCACG AAAAGTTAGAGGAAGATAATGATGGAAGCTTTCGCATATTCACTTATAGCGAATTGAAATCTGCCACCCGTGGTTTTCACTACTCGGAAAAGGTTGGAGAAGGAGGCTTTGGTTCTGTCTACAAG CTTAGAGATGGCACTTTGGTGGCTGTGAAAGTGATTTCAATTGAGCTGGAATCGTTGCGAGGAGAGAGGGAGTTCATAGCAGAATTGGCTACACTAGCAAACATCAAGCATCAAAATTTAGTCCTTCTAAGGGGGTGTTGTGTCCAAGGAGCCCACAGATATTTAGTCTATGAGTACATGGAAAACAACAGCCTTCGCCACACTTTCTTAG GTTCAGAGCATAACAAGGTGAGATTTAGCTGGGAAGTAAGGAGGGATGTATCCATAGGTGTGGCCAAGGTGCTTGCCTTTCTCCATGAGGAACTTAAGCCTCATATTGTCCATAGGGATATCAAAGCAAGCAATATCCTTCTTGATCAAAATTTGACACCAAAAGTTTCAGACTTTGGTTTGGCAAAGCTACTAAAAGATGAAAAATCCTACATAAGTACTCGAGTTGCAGGGACATT GGGTTATCTTGCTCCAGAGTATGCCAGTTCTGGACAGCTAACACGAAAATCAGATGTTTATAGCTTTGGAGTACTACTCTTAGAAATTGTCAGTGGCAGAGAAGTAGTAGATTATCATCAGGATATGGAACAATTTTTAGTAGAGCag GCTTGGGAAGCGTATGAAGGTAATGATCTATTGAGCATGGTGGATCCAGTGTTGAATATGAATATTCCGGTTGAAGAAGCAAAACGATTCCTAGTGGTTGGACTGCGTTGTGTGCAAGAAACCGCCAAGCTTCGGCCACGAATGTCTGAGGTTGTAGAGATGCTGACCAACAGTATTGATATGGAAGAAGACGGTCATAATATTTCAAAACCAGGATTTGTCAGCAACATCAGAAAGAGGCAGCAAGCGCAAACATTAGAAGAATCAAGTTCTGCTACAGCAAATTTTTCAAGCTCCATGTGGAGTACTACCAATCTCGCACGTTAG
- the LOC130730363 gene encoding uncharacterized protein LOC130730363 yields METKTLKFQILNGSIARRVFLRSIVLASAITMVTLLRAPVIFDLGTLVLNLGSENATAVSPGSYLFKTRFWGSGNCEKDFNLTVNVVNELMGKQFLVDCGAESLCIGEGSSMAVTAMKQLGFSSVRGVSTHRFFSLKQRKFVFELDYEDSSFDFVLSRDMDKVSVPALLVLEAERVLKPGGIGALLVSSTGSHPNDLIRSATPVSSLLRSSSVVHVGSFSELNLVVFKKRSENVSSFYQHGLPADCPSLTLTKPLIDLMEPILGEKPPPESEIKINYLPKFVDVSTRKRLVYIDIGVGEFLNANVSDWFLPSYPIDQKAFNVYFVHYNTSMLLSYVKRPGVTFVYHPGLAGEVSEAYATDGDLDPYLGEDEFDFVAWFKETVQYADFVVLKMNAGKVELKFLSDIFETGAICFVDELFLRCPEKGNYDKTMTKKESCIDLYKGLRSNGVYVHQWWGD; encoded by the coding sequence ATGGAGACGAAAACCCTGAAATTCCAGATCCTCAATGGGTCCATAGCGAGGCGCGTGTTCCTCCGCTCAATCGTCCTCGCCTCTGCAATCACCATGGTTACTCTGCTCCGAGCTCCGGTGATCTtcgatttaggaaccctagttCTCAATTTGGGTTCGGAAAACGCCACCGCCGTGAGCCCCGGTTCCTATTTGTTTAAAACGCGTTTCTGGGGCTCCGGGAATTGCGAGAAAGATTTCAACTTGACAGTCAACGTGGTCAATGAGCTTATGGGTAAGCAGTTTTTGGTTGACTGTGGAGCAGAGAGTCTCTGCATTGGAGAAGGGTCATCAATGGCTGTTACGGCAATGAAACAGTTGGGATTCTCCAGTGTCAGAGGTGTGAGTACTCACAGATTCTTCTCTCTCAAGCAGAGGAAGTTCGTGTTTGAGCTCGATTACGAGGACTCTTCTTTCGATTTCGTGTTGTCTAGGGACATGGACAAGGTTTCTGTCCCTGCTTTGCTTGTGCTTGAGGCTGAGCGAGTCCTTAAGCCTGGTGGAATTGGTGCTCTGCTTGTGAGCTCCACTGGTTCCCACCCCAATGATTTGATAAGGTCAGCTACTCCTGTTTCATCATTGTTGAGATCTTCAAGTGTTGTGCATGTGGGTTCTTTCAGTGAATTGAACCTGGTGGTTTTCAAGAAAAGATCTGAGAATGTTAGCTCCTTCTATCAGCATGGTTTACCAGCTGATTGTCCAAGCCTCACCCTCACCAAACCACTGATAGATCTGATGGAGCCTATTCTGGGTGAAAAACCACCTCCTGAGAGTGAGATAAAGATCAACTATTTGCCTAAGTTTGTGGATGTTTCTACAAGGAAGCGTTTGGTGTATATTGATATTGGGGTTGGGGAGTTTCTGAATGCAAATGTGAGTGATTGGTTCCTACCATCGTATCCCATTGATCAGAAAGCTTTCAATGTGTATTTTGTTCACTACAACACTTCCATGCTCTTGTCCTATGTTAAGAGACCCGGTGTGACCTTTGTCTATCACCCTGGATTGGCTGGTGAGGTTTCGGAGGCATATGCTACAGATGGAGATTTGGATCCTTATCTCGGGGAGGATGAGTTTGATTTTGTTGCCTGGTTCAAAGAAACTGTGCAGTATGCAGATTTTGTTGTGCTGAAGATGAATGCAGGGAAAGTTGAACTCAAGTTCCTCTCGGATATCTTTGAGACTGGAGCTATATGCTTTGTTGATGAGTTGTTTCTCAGGTGTCCTGAGAAAGGAAATTATGATAAAACCATGACCAAAAAGGAAAGCTGCATTGATCTTTACAAGGGTCTTAGGAGCAATGGTGTCTATGTCCATCAATGGTGGGGAGACTAA